From one uncultured Paludibacter sp. genomic stretch:
- a CDS encoding Endonuclease/exonuclease/phosphatase has protein sequence MKHFFIFLLISFPAFANAQVEKKNFKVMSYNVENYFDYVDDSLKADEEYLPTGIRAWNIEKYRTKQNHISKVIAAVGGWEPPALVALCEIESEKCMVDLTKYSPLKNLKYKYVHYESPDARGVDVALLYQPEMFKPFHSEPIRINFPNSDSKTRDILYVAGKIPTGDTLNVFVCHFPSRLGGELESEEKRMFVALTLRAKVDSVFTSSPLANILIMGDFNDYPSNVSIEKTLKASKLTDNISSSALYNLAFALQEKGIGSHKHEAEWGMLDQIIVSGNLLNPANKISTTQSDMHVFSADFLLEDDEKFLGKKAFRTYNGMKYQGGFADHLPVYVDLWW, from the coding sequence ATGAAGCATTTTTTCATTTTTCTTTTGATTTCATTCCCGGCTTTCGCAAACGCGCAGGTGGAGAAAAAGAATTTTAAGGTGATGAGTTACAATGTGGAAAATTATTTCGATTATGTGGACGACTCGTTAAAGGCGGATGAAGAATATTTGCCTACGGGAATTCGTGCTTGGAACATTGAAAAATACCGAACCAAACAAAATCATATTTCAAAAGTAATTGCAGCCGTTGGCGGCTGGGAACCACCGGCTTTGGTTGCACTTTGCGAAATTGAAAGCGAAAAATGTATGGTGGATTTAACAAAATATTCGCCGTTGAAAAATTTGAAATACAAATACGTTCATTATGAATCGCCTGACGCACGCGGCGTAGACGTAGCTTTGCTTTATCAGCCGGAAATGTTCAAACCGTTTCACAGCGAACCAATCCGAATAAATTTTCCAAATTCCGACAGCAAAACGCGTGATATTTTGTATGTGGCGGGAAAAATTCCTACAGGCGACACGCTGAATGTGTTTGTATGCCACTTTCCTTCCCGTTTGGGAGGTGAATTGGAGTCGGAAGAAAAGAGAATGTTTGTCGCTTTAACTTTACGAGCAAAAGTGGATAGTGTTTTTACTTCCAGTCCGTTAGCAAACATCCTTATTATGGGCGATTTTAACGATTATCCGTCAAACGTAAGCATTGAAAAAACATTGAAAGCGAGCAAATTAACTGATAATATTTCATCTTCGGCGCTATATAATCTTGCTTTTGCATTGCAAGAAAAAGGAATCGGCTCGCACAAACACGAAGCGGAATGGGGAATGTTGGATCAAATCATTGTTTCGGGAAATTTATTAAACCCCGCAAACAAAATTTCTACCACACAAAGCGATATGCATGTTTTTTCTGCCGATTTTTTATTGGAAGACGATGAAAAATTTCTCGGCAAAAAAGCATTTAGAACTTATAACGGAATGAAATACCAAGGCGGCTTTGCAGACCATTTGCCTGTGTATGTAGATTTGTGGTGGTGA
- a CDS encoding conserved exported hypothetical protein (Evidence 4 : Unknown function but conserved in other organisms), with the protein MISRYYKNIILFLGIVLTAVSVSLSSCVDESFSSDPSLKLKFSTDTLLFDTIFTTVGSSTSKIMVYNPNNKNLKISSIQLAGGTNSAYRLNVDGWNVKGNILKDIEIRAKDSLFIFVEVTIDPQATNAPTFIKDSIVFNTNNNLQNVKLISYGQNMEILRDRTILNDTTLTAEKPYLVYGNLIVDTAKTLTLAPGCRLYFHANSNLVVYGNLIADGTREKPILLRGDRTDRLFEEVPYNYVSNQWGSVLLLNPEGNHKLNFVTINSGYAGIYFANDDRSKTPTLEITNCKIHNFLKYGLVVQNGNVNVGNTEISNTGSYSVYLNGGKHSFIQCTIANYFNSSNILLQPSSRESNVACMIMELNKIQPMETVFENCIISGNTTNEFEIMTRFPAQYHGTFKNCYIRKKEPNNVTSQFSNIRWYEKNDTVFKNTYFDADKKLYYNFMPDSVSPARNIGSTDAALKYPYDLNGKNRFEDQQPDAGAYEWQPAVK; encoded by the coding sequence ATGATTTCACGCTACTATAAAAACATCATTTTATTTTTAGGAATAGTTCTAACGGCGGTTTCCGTTTCATTATCATCTTGTGTGGACGAGAGTTTTTCTTCCGATCCATCCTTAAAACTAAAATTTTCTACCGATACGCTCCTTTTCGACACCATTTTTACCACTGTTGGAAGTTCCACCTCTAAAATTATGGTGTACAACCCCAATAATAAAAATTTGAAAATATCTTCCATACAACTTGCAGGCGGAACAAATTCCGCTTATCGTTTGAATGTAGACGGTTGGAATGTAAAAGGAAATATTCTGAAAGATATTGAAATCAGAGCAAAAGACAGTCTTTTTATTTTTGTGGAAGTAACCATTGATCCTCAGGCAACAAATGCTCCCACGTTTATAAAAGATTCCATCGTTTTCAACACCAATAACAACCTTCAGAATGTGAAATTGATTTCGTACGGACAAAATATGGAAATTTTACGCGACCGCACGATATTAAATGACACGACACTTACAGCGGAAAAACCGTATCTTGTTTACGGAAATTTAATTGTAGATACGGCAAAAACACTTACATTAGCTCCTGGATGCCGTCTTTATTTTCACGCCAATTCAAATTTAGTTGTGTATGGAAATTTAATAGCGGACGGAACCCGCGAAAAACCCATTTTACTCCGTGGCGATAGAACTGACCGATTATTTGAGGAAGTTCCTTATAATTATGTTTCAAATCAGTGGGGAAGCGTGCTTTTATTAAATCCCGAAGGAAATCATAAATTGAATTTTGTAACCATCAACAGTGGCTATGCCGGAATTTATTTTGCAAACGACGACCGCAGCAAAACTCCCACGCTCGAAATTACAAATTGCAAAATTCATAATTTTTTGAAATACGGATTAGTTGTGCAAAATGGAAACGTGAATGTCGGAAACACCGAAATATCCAACACCGGAAGTTATTCCGTGTATTTAAATGGAGGAAAACACAGTTTTATACAATGTACAATCGCCAATTATTTCAACAGTTCCAACATATTACTTCAGCCAAGTTCGCGTGAATCAAACGTTGCTTGTATGATTATGGAATTGAATAAAATTCAGCCTATGGAAACAGTTTTTGAAAATTGTATCATTTCAGGAAACACCACCAATGAATTTGAAATTATGACTCGTTTCCCTGCGCAATATCACGGAACGTTTAAAAACTGCTACATTAGAAAAAAAGAGCCAAATAACGTTACTTCTCAATTCTCTAATATCCGCTGGTACGAAAAAAACGACACCGTATTTAAAAATACTTATTTTGACGCCGACAAGAAACTGTATTACAATTTTATGCCTGATTCTGTTTCTCCCGCAAGAAATATTGGCAGCACCGATGCCGCGTTGAAATATCCCTACGACTTGAATGGTAAAAACCGGTTTGAAGACCAGCAACCTGATGCAGGAGCTTATGAATGGCAACCTGCTGTGAAGTAA
- a CDS encoding CHAP domain containing protein — protein sequence MKLKKLTYLLVGFVILIILIITISKRINFNSDYVVGQPIDSLNSVFVYYNGSVSNVIGRNTSGDGYNLGLKYQCVEFVKRYYYQYLKHKMPDSYGDAKDFFDKDLKDGELNFKRNLYQYSNPSKSKPLINDLLIFNGTIFNIHGHVAIVSKVADDKIEIIQQNPGPLKKSRELFSLKQKDGKWYIDNTRIVGWLRKK from the coding sequence TTGAAATTAAAGAAATTAACATATTTATTAGTTGGATTTGTTATTCTTATTATTTTAATTATAACTATTTCAAAAAGAATAAATTTCAATTCAGATTATGTAGTAGGACAACCTATTGATAGTTTAAATAGTGTTTTTGTTTATTATAATGGAAGTGTGAGTAATGTAATTGGAAGAAATACTTCTGGTGATGGTTATAATCTTGGATTAAAATACCAATGTGTTGAGTTTGTGAAAAGATATTATTATCAATATCTAAAACATAAGATGCCTGATAGTTATGGAGATGCAAAAGATTTTTTCGATAAAGATTTAAAAGATGGAGAATTAAATTTTAAAAGAAATCTTTATCAATATAGTAATCCCAGCAAATCAAAGCCTTTAATAAACGATTTATTGATTTTCAATGGAACAATATTTAATATTCATGGACATGTTGCAATTGTTTCGAAAGTAGCAGATGATAAAATAGAAATTATACAACAAAATCCAGGACCATTAAAAAAATCAAGAGAATTATTTTCACTTAAACAAAAAGATGGTAAATGGTACATTGACAATACAAGAATTGTAGGGTGGTTAAGAAAAAAATAA
- the pdxH gene encoding Pyridoxine/pyridoxamine 5'-phosphate oxidase — protein MHKDIADIRINYSKKSLDEKDAEKNALDMFELWWNEAMESDILEVNAMTLATVNNGIPNARVVLLKAFDERGFVFFSNYNSQKGHELKENPNTCLVLFWKELERQVRITGIAEKTSVQESIDYFNSRPDGSKIGAWASAQSLAVAGKSFLKETFDFYAERFKRGVIPKPPHWGGYRVKPTAIEFWQGRPSRMHDRLLYTLQEDGTWKIERLQP, from the coding sequence ATGCATAAAGATATAGCCGATATCAGAATAAATTATTCCAAAAAAAGTCTGGATGAAAAAGATGCTGAAAAAAACGCCTTGGATATGTTTGAACTTTGGTGGAACGAAGCTATGGAATCTGATATTTTAGAAGTAAATGCAATGACGCTTGCAACCGTTAACAATGGGATTCCGAATGCAAGAGTTGTATTGCTCAAAGCTTTTGATGAGCGTGGATTTGTGTTTTTTTCCAACTACAATAGCCAAAAAGGACACGAATTGAAAGAAAACCCAAATACGTGTTTAGTGCTTTTTTGGAAAGAATTGGAACGGCAAGTACGCATCACGGGAATTGCAGAAAAAACCAGCGTTCAGGAAAGTATTGATTATTTTAACAGCCGCCCCGATGGAAGCAAAATTGGAGCTTGGGCTTCGGCACAAAGTTTAGCTGTGGCAGGAAAAAGTTTTCTGAAAGAAACGTTTGATTTTTACGCCGAACGTTTCAAACGCGGCGTAATTCCCAAACCTCCTCATTGGGGGGGGTACCGTGTGAAACCCACTGCTATTGAATTTTGGCAGGGGCGTCCCAGCCGTATGCACGACCGCTTGCTTTACACTTTACAAGAAGACGGAACGTGGAAAATTGAACGGTTGCAACCTTAA
- the lutA gene encoding Lactate utilization protein A: MDVQLFIPCFIDQLYPETGFNTIKILEKAGCKVHYNPNQTCCGQPAFNSGYWDEAGKLAVKFMNDFNAEMPVVSPSASCTSFVIHHYHKILKDKPELLAQLEDQKKQMYELSDFLVNVLQITDLGAIFPHKVTFHDSCSALREYGIKHEPRELLRSVNGLELIEMEECETCCGFGGTFAIKNPDISSAMAEKKVENALATGVKYIVSTEASCLMNINGYIEKHRLPIKGIHLADVLASK, from the coding sequence ATGGACGTTCAACTTTTTATACCGTGCTTTATTGATCAGCTTTATCCTGAAACGGGTTTCAATACCATCAAGATTCTGGAAAAAGCGGGATGTAAAGTGCACTACAATCCAAATCAGACTTGCTGCGGGCAACCCGCGTTTAACAGCGGTTATTGGGACGAAGCAGGAAAACTTGCCGTAAAGTTTATGAATGATTTCAATGCGGAAATGCCTGTGGTTTCTCCTTCGGCATCGTGTACAAGTTTTGTGATCCATCATTACCATAAAATTCTGAAAGACAAACCGGAATTACTCGCACAATTGGAGGATCAAAAAAAACAAATGTACGAACTTTCCGATTTTTTGGTAAACGTATTACAAATAACCGATTTAGGAGCAATTTTTCCACATAAAGTAACGTTTCACGACAGTTGTTCCGCTTTGCGTGAATATGGAATAAAACACGAACCCAGAGAACTTTTACGCAGCGTAAATGGTTTAGAATTAATAGAGATGGAAGAGTGCGAAACGTGTTGTGGTTTTGGAGGAACTTTTGCCATAAAAAATCCCGATATTTCATCTGCAATGGCTGAAAAAAAAGTGGAAAATGCATTGGCAACAGGAGTAAAATACATTGTGAGTACAGAAGCATCGTGTTTAATGAACATAAACGGTTACATTGAAAAACATCGTTTGCCGATAAAAGGAATACATTTAGCAGATGTGCTTGCTTCCAAGTAG
- a CDS encoding conserved hypothetical protein (Evidence 4 : Unknown function but conserved in other organisms), which produces MASRRRLKKTIQFASGELMEDVLFKTLLAKKDITEKTDKILVDIAHLNGEFTKRAGKPDAKENPVLVKKYYKKLYEDWNKEIEKIIKEIEKA; this is translated from the coding sequence ATGGCAAGCCGCAGAAGACTTAAAAAAACAATTCAGTTTGCATCAGGCGAATTGATGGAAGACGTACTTTTCAAAACTTTATTGGCAAAAAAAGATATTACCGAAAAAACCGATAAAATTTTGGTAGACATCGCTCATTTAAATGGCGAATTTACTAAACGCGCCGGAAAACCCGATGCAAAAGAAAATCCTGTATTAGTCAAAAAGTACTACAAAAAATTGTACGAGGACTGGAATAAGGAAATAGAAAAAATAATCAAAGAAATA
- a CDS encoding conserved exported hypothetical protein (Evidence 4 : Unknown function but conserved in other organisms) has product MKRLFFFSIIFCLVSFFSDVSAQKIDKKLTKLIENQVAGFNGTIGVYVKNLKTDKEAFFNADTVFPTASTIKVPIMVAVFDKIEKKELKYYQPLTYSIKKELYKGDDGLIASLRDSTKVPLSIVQMLSICTSDNSASLWLQELAGTGTVINELMENIGLKDTRVNSRTPGREKIREIYGWGQTTPREMTQLLEKIRNREIISPAACDEMYRILGTIYYRDRALSQIPPTINTASKQGMVSAARSEAVLVNAPHGDYVFAVYTKNQKDISWGKDNEGRKQIIQISALLWNYFEPKYGWKPAEGHEGFEGEDN; this is encoded by the coding sequence ATGAAAAGATTATTTTTTTTCTCCATAATTTTCTGTTTAGTATCTTTTTTTTCAGATGTTTCGGCACAAAAAATTGATAAAAAACTGACAAAACTAATAGAAAATCAAGTCGCTGGTTTTAATGGAACCATTGGAGTTTATGTGAAAAACTTAAAAACGGATAAAGAAGCGTTTTTCAATGCCGATACGGTTTTTCCTACTGCCAGCACTATTAAAGTCCCCATTATGGTAGCTGTTTTTGATAAAATAGAAAAAAAAGAACTCAAATATTACCAACCGCTAACATACAGCATCAAAAAGGAACTTTATAAGGGCGATGACGGTTTAATTGCTTCGTTGAGGGACAGCACAAAAGTACCTTTAAGCATTGTGCAGATGTTAAGTATTTGTACGAGCGATAACAGCGCCAGCTTGTGGTTGCAGGAATTAGCCGGAACGGGAACTGTTATTAACGAGTTGATGGAAAATATAGGACTGAAAGACACACGCGTAAATTCACGTACTCCGGGAAGAGAAAAAATCAGAGAAATTTACGGATGGGGACAAACAACTCCCCGTGAAATGACACAGTTGCTTGAAAAAATCCGAAACAGAGAAATTATTTCACCTGCAGCGTGTGATGAAATGTACCGGATTTTAGGAACAATTTATTACAGAGATAGAGCGTTGAGTCAAATTCCTCCAACAATAAATACTGCCTCAAAACAAGGAATGGTAAGCGCAGCCCGTTCCGAAGCCGTACTTGTAAATGCGCCTCACGGCGATTATGTTTTTGCCGTTTACACCAAAAATCAAAAAGATATTTCCTGGGGAAAAGACAACGAAGGACGAAAACAAATTATTCAAATTTCCGCATTACTTTGGAATTATTTTGAACCAAAATACGGATGGAAACCAGCCGAAGGACATGAAGGATTTGAAGGAGAAGATAATTAA
- a CDS encoding Sodium/hydrogen exchanger — protein sequence MVELTIAICGLLLLAYLFDITFAKTRVPSVILLLALGWTVRQITDYFQIPMPELAPLLPLLGSIGLILIVLEGSLELELDRSRASCISKSFFMALVPMLVFVIAGSLILNYFNPVSFLKGMINLTPLAIISSAISIPSSQNLNTKNKEFVTYEGSFSDTLGVIFFNLIIIENINGKYILINFSLTILIVLIASLVSTLALTYLLGKIKHRVKFVPIILITLLIYSISEFYHLPGLIFIMLFGLFLGNVEKLSHIKFIQKIHPETLENEVSKFKDLTFEASFLVRSLFFLLFGYLLKTSELLDADSLVLAVGITAGIYIVRYIHLKIFRIETLPLLFIAPRGLITIVLFLSIPAAEKFPFITQSLVIQVIILTSLIMMIELVTYKKPIKKIP from the coding sequence ATGGTAGAATTAACAATTGCTATCTGCGGTTTATTGTTGTTGGCTTATTTGTTTGACATCACTTTTGCCAAAACACGCGTACCTTCCGTAATATTATTGCTTGCGTTGGGTTGGACTGTAAGACAGATTACAGATTATTTCCAAATTCCAATGCCGGAGTTAGCTCCTTTACTTCCTTTGCTTGGATCTATCGGATTGATTCTTATTGTATTAGAAGGTTCGTTAGAATTGGAATTAGATCGTTCGAGGGCGTCATGCATTAGCAAATCATTTTTTATGGCGCTTGTACCTATGCTTGTGTTTGTTATTGCCGGATCTTTGATTTTGAATTATTTCAATCCTGTTTCTTTTTTAAAAGGAATGATTAATCTTACGCCTCTGGCTATTATTAGCAGTGCGATTTCTATTCCCAGCAGTCAAAATCTTAATACAAAGAATAAAGAATTTGTAACTTATGAAGGTAGTTTCTCCGATACGCTTGGAGTGATTTTTTTTAATCTTATAATAATAGAAAATATTAACGGGAAATACATTCTTATTAATTTTAGCTTGACCATTTTAATAGTGTTGATTGCCAGTTTGGTTTCTACTTTAGCGCTTACTTATCTCTTGGGAAAAATAAAACACCGTGTTAAATTTGTTCCAATAATTTTGATCACACTGTTAATATATTCTATTTCAGAATTTTATCATTTGCCAGGATTAATTTTTATTATGTTGTTCGGACTTTTCTTAGGAAACGTGGAAAAATTATCTCATATTAAATTTATTCAAAAAATTCATCCGGAAACATTAGAAAATGAGGTTTCGAAGTTCAAAGATCTTACTTTTGAAGCATCTTTTTTGGTTCGTTCTTTATTTTTCTTATTATTTGGATATTTATTAAAAACATCCGAATTACTGGACGCCGATTCTTTAGTGTTAGCTGTAGGAATAACAGCAGGAATTTATATTGTAAGATACATTCATTTAAAGATTTTCAGAATAGAAACTTTACCCTTACTGTTTATTGCTCCGCGAGGATTAATCACCATTGTTTTGTTTCTCTCGATACCGGCAGCAGAAAAATTTCCATTTATAACTCAGTCGCTTGTCATTCAGGTAATTATACTCACATCACTTATTATGATGATAGAATTAGTAACCTATAAAAAACCTATTAAAAAAATCCCGTAA